A genomic region of Diceros bicornis minor isolate mBicDic1 chromosome 39, mDicBic1.mat.cur, whole genome shotgun sequence contains the following coding sequences:
- the FBXO5 gene encoding F-box only protein 5, protein MSRSRCSCSPRPPSSSCRCSSSALTAAGRPRPSDSYKEESSTLSGRMKCDFNYNGVHSGLKLVKPDDNGRVVSYTPAYLEGSCKDCIKDYEKLSYLGSPIVSPRTVELEQTESKPLHNKENQHVQQTLSSSNEIEELETNGPYEDSGYSSFSQPGGLNEHEEGSLHLEENFSDSPQSYLLQMQSPDQYPNKNFLPALHFAKLVCSTLKKNAKRNPKIDREKLKEFISSDFRLQNIIGRKMGLEYVDILSELFRRDLRHVLANILTQLNDMDLINVSKVSTTWKKILEDDKGAMQLYNKAIQRVSEKNSKFSPQASTREYVMIRTALASVQKSAAQAPPKKGARTKLSDPGDQKDSTYSRHNEFSEVAKTLKNNESLKACVRCNSPAKYDCYLERATCKREGCGFDYCTRCLCNYHTTKDCSNGKPPKTGYKMGPLPGTKKSKKNLRRL, encoded by the exons GTTATAAAGAAGAAAGTTCCACACTTTCTGGCAGAATGAAGTGTGATTTTAACTATAACGGTGTTCATTCTGGACTTAAACTGGTAAAACCTGATGACAATGGAAGAGTAGTTTCCTACACTCCTGCATATTTGGAAGGTTCTTGTAAAGACTGCATTAAAGACTATGAAAAGTTATCATATCTTGGGTCACCAATTGTGAGCCCCAGAACTGTAGAACTTGAACAAACTGAAAGCAAGCCCTTGCATAACAAGGAAAATCAACATGTGCAACAAACACTTAGTAGTTCAAATGAAATAGAAGAACTAGAGACTAATGGACCTTATGAAGACAGTGGCTATTCATCATTTTCCCAACCAGGTGGCCTCAATGAACATGAAGAGGGTAGCCTTCACCTGGAAGAAAATTTCAGTGACAGTCCACAATCTTACCTGCTACAGATGCAAAGCCCAGACCAATATCCCAACAAAAACTTTCTGCCAGctcttcattttgcaaaactggtTTGTTCAACATTGAAAAAGAATGCCAAACGAAATCCTAAAATAGATCGGGAGAAGCTGAAGGAATTTATATCCAGTGATTTTAGACTACAGAATATAATTGGCAGGAAAATGGGACTAGAATATGTAGATATTCTCAGTGAACTCTTTCGAAGGGATCTCAGACACGTCTTAGCAAATATTTTAACACAGCTCAATGATATGGACTTAATCAA TGTGTCTAAAGTGAGCACAACTTGGAAGAAGATTCTAGAAGATGATAAGGGGGCAATGCAGTTGTATAATAAAGCAATACAAAGAGTTTCT GAAAAGAACAGTAAGTTTTCACCACAAGCTTCAACCAGAGAATATGTTATGATCAGAACCGCATTAGCTTCTGTTCAAAAATCAGCAGCCCAGGCTCCTCCCAAAAAAGGTGCTCGAACCAAGTTATCTGATCCAGGTGATCAGAAAGATTCTACATACAGTCGGCACAACGAGTTCTCTGag gtTGCCAAGACTTTGAAAAATAACGAAAGCCTCAAAGCCTGTGTTCGCTGTAATTCCCCTGCAAAATATGATTGCTATTTAGAACGGGCAACCTGCAAACGAGAAGGCTGTGGATTTGATTATTGTACAAGGTGTCTGTGTAATTATCATACCACCAAAGACTGTTCAAATGGCAAACCCCCAAAAACCGGTTATAAAATGGGTCCTCTGCCTGGTACTAAGAAAAGCAAGAAGAATTTACGACGATTGTGA